The DNA window CTCAGTACCGCAGGCCGTGTCCGAACGGAACACCGGGTCGGCGGTGTCGCCGCTCCCCCGGTCTCGGTGAGGATGGCGGGCCGGTCCAGGTAGATACCTTGATCACCGGTCTGGGCTACGGCTGAGGCCGGCGAGCCGTAGCGGGGAGCGGCTATCCGGGGTTGATCACATGCCGGGGCTACGGCTGGGCGCTCGGGTTCCACGATCGGCAAGCTCAGGACGCACACAGCGGTTCGGTGTGCCCGCATCCCGGCCAGGGCGACGATGTCGGCACACAGACGGCTTCCGTGCGCCCTCACCCACGCCGACGCGGTCTTGCGTGCGCCCTCACCCACGCCGGCGTGGTGCTGCGTGTGCTTTCGTCCGCGGCGGTGGGGCGGTGCTGGTCCGGGACGGGCCTCTACTGCTTGCGGAACTGGTGGAGGGCGGTTCGGGCGGCTCGCTTTCCGGTTCGCAGGGCGCCCCGCACCGCCGTCGCCGCCCGGCCGGGGACCGTGCCCTTCAGCAGCGTGATGATCCGGTGGGCGCGGACGAGTTCGGCGTCGCGGGCGGTGAGCCGTGACTCGTACCAGTCGAGCCGGGCCTGCGCCTCGCCCAGCTCCCGCGCCAGACGGTCGCGCTCCGCCGTCACCTCGCGCAACGCGCCCACGCCCGGCCGGACCGGCGCGTATCCGGGGGCGGCACCGGCCATCGCCGTGATCAGTTCGGCCAGGTCCGCGGGTGCCGCGTCGGCGAACCGGCCCAGCGCGACCCGCGGTTCCTCCGCCGCACCGAGCCCGAGATCGTGCAGCTCTCCATCGGAGTCCACGACGAGCCCGTCGGCGGGGATGCCCGCGAAGTCGCCACCCTGCCAGGCCGTGAGCAGCGCCCGCATCGCCGGAACGTCCCGCCCCCGAGCAGCCACGAGCAGCGCGTCCATCAGGTTGCGGCCCATCGGCACGGCCGCCGGGTCGTGGTCACCTCGATGCCATCCCCGCGCCGTGCGGCTCACCCGGACGACACCAGGATCGGCGGTGAGGATCACCTCGGGGAGGGACAGCTGTCCGCCGCGGGTCGCCACCACGAACCAGCCCGGTGCGAGCTCGCCGGCCAGCTCACTGGTGAGCAGCTGCACGGCGATCGGCCGCGGGTCCGCCAGCACGGGCTCATCCGGCGACCAGGCCCGCCGCACCACCCCGGCCAGCAGCCCGCGCAGATCCGGATCGGCCAGCGCCGCCGCCCCGACGAGGGCTTGCGGGGACCGAACCCCCGGATAAGCCG is part of the Actinoplanes missouriensis 431 genome and encodes:
- a CDS encoding methyltransferase domain-containing protein is translated as MKPLLLGGEMPHWSDGSPFPAGGSPSDRSPSDRGPAGGSPSDRGPAGGDALAVLASAARGHTLIVGPHASPLIDAVPAGRVTVLVRGVPDAEELAARYASRPGLEVCCGSLEKLAAVPAYDTVLALDGLERLTSTESDGLTWADSLAVLLAVLRPGGRLVLGCENPAGLHRLLALPAEPGDEQWGAPAFDDPSRPAGAAALRSALVAAGLEVSAEYAAYPGVRSPQALVGAAALADPDLRGLLAGVVRRAWSPDEPVLADPRPIAVQLLTSELAGELAPGWFVVATRGGQLSLPEVILTADPGVVRVSRTARGWHRGDHDPAAVPMGRNLMDALLVAARGRDVPAMRALLTAWQGGDFAGIPADGLVVDSDGELHDLGLGAAEEPRVALGRFADAAPADLAELITAMAGAAPGYAPVRPGVGALREVTAERDRLARELGEAQARLDWYESRLTARDAELVRAHRIITLLKGTVPGRAATAVRGALRTGKRAARTALHQFRKQ